In the genome of Hyphobacterium sp. CCMP332, one region contains:
- a CDS encoding DHA2 family efflux MFS transporter permease subunit: MSIESGQKIEPRNEIWLLIATITASSMAMIDSTALNVALPALQKSLNISGAQLLWVVNSYLLFLSSLLLVGGSLGDYLGRKKIFMLGIGIFALSSIACGVSPNGLFLIIARAVQGIGGALMVPGSLTLIATLFPQEKKGRAIGTWSMFSALTTILGPVLGGVFANLGLWRWVFFINVPLGLMALWILSFKIPESKIRKKEGALDFSGALFITFSLGFATYGFIQASEWSFSNPIIIASLLLSVVFFSIFIVIEKRAKNPLMPLFLFRNNTFSALNFLTFLIYGGLGAVLFFLPLNIIQIQGYSEIIAGLGILPFGILISVLARISGKWVDKYGFKKLLIIGPLITAIGFAAFSIIGYIGNTMTFIYTFLPVLIICGIGMGLTVVPLTTGIMMSIKESHTGAASGINNTIARAASVIVLAIMGSLALIQFKKDFKSDMDLNSYTLEQREHLDKELLKFAEAKAPEIFNEEEKDRINLNIRESFLTIYKHVCLIGAFMPLIGAVFIYFYVRE; this comes from the coding sequence TTGTCGATCGAATCGGGACAAAAAATAGAACCCAGAAATGAAATATGGCTGCTTATAGCAACCATCACAGCTTCGAGTATGGCCATGATTGATTCTACTGCATTAAATGTGGCACTACCCGCACTTCAGAAATCATTGAATATCAGTGGCGCTCAATTGCTATGGGTGGTCAATTCTTATCTGCTTTTTCTCTCATCGCTATTGCTTGTCGGTGGTTCACTCGGTGATTACCTGGGCAGAAAAAAAATATTTATGTTGGGAATAGGAATTTTTGCTCTCAGCTCGATCGCCTGCGGAGTTTCTCCAAACGGTCTTTTTTTAATAATTGCAAGAGCTGTTCAGGGAATCGGAGGTGCATTAATGGTGCCGGGTAGTTTAACATTGATTGCAACATTATTCCCTCAGGAAAAAAAAGGACGTGCCATCGGAACCTGGTCTATGTTTTCGGCACTTACCACTATATTGGGGCCTGTCCTGGGAGGTGTTTTTGCCAATCTGGGATTATGGCGATGGGTATTTTTTATCAATGTACCTCTTGGGCTTATGGCTCTGTGGATTCTTTCTTTTAAAATTCCCGAATCAAAAATCAGGAAAAAAGAAGGTGCGCTTGATTTTAGCGGGGCTCTGTTCATCACTTTTTCATTGGGTTTTGCCACCTATGGTTTTATACAAGCCTCAGAATGGAGTTTTTCCAATCCAATAATTATTGCAAGCCTGCTTCTTAGCGTTGTATTCTTCTCCATATTTATAGTGATTGAAAAAAGGGCTAAAAATCCGCTCATGCCATTATTCTTATTTAGAAATAACACTTTTTCAGCCTTAAACTTTCTGACATTTTTAATTTATGGAGGATTGGGTGCGGTATTGTTTTTTCTTCCACTCAATATCATCCAAATCCAGGGTTATTCTGAAATAATTGCTGGTTTGGGGATACTTCCCTTTGGTATTCTAATATCAGTATTGGCGAGAATTTCAGGAAAATGGGTAGATAAATACGGCTTTAAAAAATTGTTAATCATTGGACCTCTTATTACAGCCATTGGCTTTGCGGCTTTTTCAATTATAGGATACATAGGAAATACTATGACTTTCATTTATACATTTTTACCGGTTTTGATTATTTGTGGCATTGGTATGGGATTGACGGTTGTTCCTTTAACAACGGGTATAATGATGAGTATAAAGGAAAGCCACACAGGGGCTGCCAGCGGTATAAATAATACTATTGCCAGGGCTGCCAGTGTAATTGTTTTGGCCATCATGGGTTCATTAGCCCTCATTCAATTTAAAAAAGACTTTAAAAGCGACATGGATTTAAATTCATATACGCTTGAACAAAGAGAACATCTCGATAAAGAACTTTTAAAATTTGCCGAAGCTAAAGCACCTGAAATATTTAATGAGGAGGAAAAAGATAGAATCAATCTCAACATAAGGGAGAGTTTTTTAACCATTTACAAACACGTTTGTCTGATCGGTGCATTTATGCCTTTGATAGGTGCTGTATTTATCTATTTTTATGTCAGGGAATAG
- a CDS encoding SDR family oxidoreductase, protein MIKAEGMLKADALKGKTIIITGGGTGLGRSIGEYCLELGANLVICSRRMEVLEKAAQEMMDKKGGTVLPIQCDVREYNEVENVIKTTIEKFGSYNALLNNAAGNFISPTERLSHRAFDIVVDIVLRGSYNFTLASGKYWIENKVPATILNIVTTYAWTGSGYVVPSAVSKAGVLAMTRSLAVEWAKYKIRSNAIAPGPFPTEGAWSRLLPGDLVKKFDPAKKVPVGRVGEHQELANLAAYLLSDYSAYVNGEVMTIDGGEWLKGAGEFNNLDIITEEMWDAFEIARKNKGKGIKTAAAYIKGKFSMMFK, encoded by the coding sequence ATGATCAAGGCAGAGGGTATGTTAAAGGCAGATGCATTAAAAGGGAAAACAATAATCATCACCGGTGGTGGCACAGGTTTAGGACGCTCAATTGGAGAATACTGTCTTGAGTTGGGTGCAAATCTTGTGATCTGTAGCCGGAGAATGGAGGTCCTTGAAAAAGCCGCTCAGGAAATGATGGACAAAAAAGGCGGAACTGTTCTGCCAATTCAATGCGATGTCCGCGAATACAATGAAGTTGAGAATGTAATCAAAACTACTATTGAAAAATTTGGTTCCTATAATGCCCTGCTTAACAATGCGGCCGGAAATTTTATTTCCCCTACCGAGCGTCTTTCGCATCGGGCTTTTGACATTGTCGTAGACATAGTCTTAAGAGGCAGTTACAATTTCACACTGGCTTCGGGTAAATACTGGATTGAAAACAAAGTTCCTGCTACAATATTGAATATTGTGACCACTTATGCATGGACCGGATCGGGCTATGTGGTTCCATCTGCCGTAAGCAAAGCCGGGGTGCTGGCTATGACAAGGTCATTGGCAGTAGAATGGGCAAAATACAAAATTAGGTCCAATGCCATTGCTCCAGGACCATTTCCTACCGAAGGCGCATGGAGCCGTTTATTACCCGGTGATCTCGTAAAGAAATTCGATCCTGCCAAGAAAGTGCCTGTCGGTCGTGTTGGAGAACATCAGGAACTGGCAAATCTCGCTGCATACCTGCTTTCAGATTACTCGGCTTATGTCAATGGAGAAGTCATGACCATTGACGGGGGTGAGTGGTTAAAAGGGGCCGGTGAATTTAATAATCTGGACATCATCACCGAAGAAATGTGGGATGCTTTTGAAATTGCAAGGAAAAATAAGGGAAAAGGCATCAAAACTGCAGCTGCTTATATCAAAGGTAAATTCAGTATGATGTTTAAATGA
- a CDS encoding response regulator transcription factor — MKVIIIEDEKLTADHLKNLLLQIDEEIEVLGSLNSVTMAYSWFMDNPEPDLIFMDIELGDGTAFDLLDIIKIKSNIIFTTAYNQHAIKAFKYNSIDYLLKPLEKGELIKAIEKWKSQKDNNPSMDLINALKKELNQNYKHRFLVKSGDKFKTIESEQIAYFFSEDSYTHIMTKEGKKWFVDYSLEDLDEIMDPNAFFRLNRKVISSVSAIEQISSYFNARLSVRLMPEFKDQIIISRERVKAFKAWLDK, encoded by the coding sequence ATGAAAGTCATTATTATTGAAGACGAAAAGCTCACTGCCGATCATTTAAAAAACTTGCTACTCCAAATAGATGAGGAGATAGAGGTTTTAGGGAGTCTGAATTCGGTAACAATGGCCTATTCCTGGTTTATGGATAATCCGGAACCCGATTTAATATTTATGGATATAGAATTAGGAGACGGCACCGCATTTGATCTCCTGGATATTATCAAAATTAAGTCAAACATCATTTTCACAACTGCATATAATCAACATGCTATTAAAGCATTCAAGTACAATTCAATCGATTATTTGTTGAAACCGCTGGAGAAAGGAGAATTAATCAAGGCTATAGAAAAATGGAAAAGTCAAAAAGACAATAATCCCTCGATGGATTTGATTAATGCACTAAAGAAAGAACTAAATCAAAATTATAAACACCGATTTTTAGTAAAATCCGGGGATAAATTTAAAACGATAGAATCGGAACAAATCGCCTATTTCTTCTCCGAAGACAGCTATACGCATATTATGACTAAAGAGGGCAAAAAGTGGTTTGTAGATTACAGTTTGGAAGATCTTGATGAGATTATGGATCCGAATGCTTTTTTTCGTTTAAATCGCAAAGTTATTAGTTCAGTTTCAGCTATAGAACAGATTTCCAGTTATTTCAATGCGCGTTTAAGCGTCCGTTTGATGCCCGAGTTTAAAGATCAAATCATTATCAGCAGAGAAAGAGTGAAAGCATTTAAAGCCTGGCTAGATAAATAA